A stretch of the Gracilinanus agilis isolate LMUSP501 chromosome 4, AgileGrace, whole genome shotgun sequence genome encodes the following:
- the LOC123246056 gene encoding olfactory receptor 6N2: MEQYNHTTVTEFVLLGFPNVDDIQVWLFTLLLLAYLFTIFGNLLIFLVIRLDSALHTPMYHFVSVLSFLELWYTATTIPKMLANLLSETKTISFAGCLLQTYFFHSLGASECYLLTAMAYDRYLAICRPLHYPAIMTPALCAKMAASCWTCGFLCPISEVILVSRLPFCGYNEIPHIFCDFPPLLSLACKDTSTNVLVDFAINTFIIIITFLFIMASYGRIIGAVLKIKTASGRKKAFSTCASHLLVVLIFFGSIIFMYVRLKKSYSLTLDRTLAVVYSVLTPLFNPIIYSLRNKEIMKAIKRTILRQGELVNPAHP, translated from the coding sequence ATGGAACAGTACAACCATACAACAGTAACTGAGTTTGTTCTCCTTGGTTTCCCCAATGTGGATGACATCCAGGTTTGGCTCTTTACATTGTTGTTGCTGGCCTATCTCTTCACTATTTTTGGCAACTTGCTCATTTTCTTGGTCATCCGACTTGATTCTGCCCTCCACACACCAATGTATCACTTTGTCAGTGTCCTTTCCTTCTTAGAGCTATGGTACACAGCCACTACCATACCAAAGATGCTGGCCAACCTACTTAGTGAGACAAAGACAATTTCCTTTGCAGGGTGCCTTTTGCAGACTTACTTCTTCCATTCCCTAGGGGCTTCTGAGTGCTACCTCCTCACGGCCATGGCCTATGACAGGTATCTGGCCATCTGCAGGCCTCTTCATTATCCAGCAATCATGACCCCAGCACTCTGTGCCAAGATGGCGGCAAGTTGTTGGACTTGTGGCTTCCTATGTCCCATTTCTGAAGTCATTCTGGTCTCTAGGCTCCCATTCTGTGGCTACAATGAGATTCCACACATCTTCTGTGACTTTCCACCCCTGTTGAGTCTGGCTTGCAAGGACACGTCCACCAATGTCTTGGTGGACTTTGCCATTAATAcctttatcatcattatcaccttTCTTTTCATCATGGCATCCTATGGGCGGATCATTGGGGCTGTCCTGAAGATCAAGACTGCATCAGGGCGGAAGAAGGCCTTCTCTACCTGTGCCTCCCACCTCTTAGTAGTTCTCATTTTTTTTGGCAGCATCATCTTTATGTATGTACGATTGAAGAAAAGTTACTCACTGACCCTTGACCGGACCCTGGCTGTTGTCTACTCTGTGCTCACACCATTGTTCAATCCTATCATTTATAGCCTACGCAACAAAGAGATCATGAAAGCCATTAAGAGGACCATCCTCCGACAGGGGGAGCTGGTCAACCCTGCCCACCCCTAG